One genomic region from Ammospiza nelsoni isolate bAmmNel1 chromosome 13, bAmmNel1.pri, whole genome shotgun sequence encodes:
- the GPI gene encoding glucose-6-phosphate isomerase — MALSGDPHFKKLVEWHKANSSKLVLRQLFEADKDRFQKFSLTLNTDHGDILLDYSKNLVTEEVMKMLMELAKSRGVESARERMFSGEKINFTENRAVLHIALRNRSNVPILVDGKDVVPEVNKVLDKMKHFCQRVRSGEWKGYTGKAITDVVNIGIGGSDLGPLMVTEALKPYSKGGPRVWFVSNIDGTHIAKTLAELKPDTTLFIIASKTFTTQETITNAETAKEWFLRAANDPSAVAKHFVALSTNAPKVKDFGIDPENMFEFWDWVGGRYSLWSAIGLSIALHIGFDNFENLLAGAHWMDNHFHTAPLEKNVPVLLAMLGVWYINCYGCETHALLPYDQYMHRFAAYFQQGDMESNGKYITKKGSRVDYSTGPIVWGEPGTNGQHAFYQLIHQGTRMIPCDFLIPVQTQHPIRNGLHHKILLANFLAQTEALMKGKTPEEARKELQAAGLSGDALEKLLPHKVFEGNRPTNSIMFTKLNPFTLGAIIAMYEHKIFVQGVVWDINSYDQWGVELGKQLAKKIEPELESDAPVTSHDSSTNGLINFIKKHRA; from the exons CTTGACCCTGAATACTGACCATGGGGATATCTTGCTGGATTACTCCAAGAACCTTGTTACAGAAGAAGTGATGAAAATGCTGATGGAACTG GCAAAGTCAAGGGGTGTGGAAAGTGCCAGGGAGCGCATGTTTAGTGGAGAGAAGATCAACTTCACTGAG AACCGAGCTGTGCTTCACATTGCCCTGAGAAATCGCTCCAATGTGCCGATCCTCGTGGATGGGAAGGATGTTGTTCCAGAAGTCAACAAAGTGTTGGACAAAATGAAACACTTCTGTCAG agGGTGCGCAGTGGGGAATGGAAAGGCTACACTGGCAAGGCCATCACTGATGTGGTCAATATTGGCATTGGTGGCTCTGACTTG GGCCCTCTGATGGTAACTGAAGCCCTGAAACCATACTCCAAGGGAGGCCCTCGTGTCTGGTTTGTATCCAACATTGATGGTACTCATATAGCCAAAACCCTGGCTGAACTCAAACCAGACACCACTCTCTTCATCATTGCATCAAAG ACCTTCACCACACAGGAAACCATCACCAATGCAGAAACAGCCAAAGAGTGGTTCCTGCGTGCTGCTAACGAT ccttCAGCTGTGGCCAAGCATTTTGTTGCCTTGTCTACCAATGCT ccTAAAGTTAAAGACTTTGGAATTGACCCAGAGAACATGTTTGAGTTTTGGGAT TGGGTTGGTGGTCGCTACTCCCTGTGGTCTGCCATTGGTCTCTCCATTGCCCTGCATATTG GTTTTGACAACTTTGAGAATCTGCTTGCAGGAGCCCACTGGATG GACAATCACTTCCACACTGCCCCCCTGGAGAAGAACGTGCCGGTtctgctggccatgctggggGTGTGGTACATCAACTGCTACGGCTGCGAGACGCACGCCCTGCTGCCCTATGACCAATACATGCACCGCTTCGCTGCCTACTTCCAGCAG GGTGACATGGAGTCTAATGGCAAATACATTACCAAGAAAGGCTCTCGTGTGGACTACAGCACTGGCCCTATTGTGTGGGGAGAGCCTGGCACCAACGGGCAGCATGCTTTCTACCAGCTCATTCACCAAG GAACTCGCATGATTCCCTGTGACTTCCTGATCCCAGTGCAGACCCAGCACCCCATCAGAAATGGCTTGCATCACAAG ATCCTTTTGGCCAACTTCCTGGCTCAGACGGAGGCGCTGATGAAGGGGAAGACGCCTGAGGAGGCGCGCAAGGAGCTGCAGGCGGCCGGGCTGAGCGGGGACGCGCTGGAGAAGCTCCTTCCCCACAAG GTCTTTGAGGGAAATCGACCAACCAATTCCATCATGTTTACAAAACTCAACCCCTTCACCCTGGGAGCCATCATTG CCATGTATGAACACAAGATATTTGTTCAAGGAGTTGTCTGGGACATTAACAGTTATGACCAGTGGGG AGTTGAGCTTGGAAAACAACTTGCCAAGAAAATTGAGCCTGAACTGGAGTCAGATGCTCCAGTGACATCTCATGATAGCTCAACAAATGGGCTCATCAATTTCATCAAAAAACACAGAGCTTGA